A section of the Methanosarcina mazei S-6 genome encodes:
- a CDS encoding APC family permease, which translates to MSEHNEAANLVKTLRPFHIWALGVGIVLVGEYMGWNFTVAKGGILGSLLAMLVAGTMYVIIALCASELGSATKLAGGPYDWARLFVGPGAAASVGLAVYMEYIALEAADAIVVAFIAQSIFPELQVFPVTLLVIALLTFINYRGVVAALTLNFVLTMIAFIAIVVFFFATAFGGVNIHPEYLFQGALPNGMIGLFAALQFGPWFYLGIEGAAMCAEECKHPSRAVPLGQQAGMITLLVGAAMTLYLCSVLIPTDLLGVSVYPLFEAAQNSGIFIFIALLGLGTFLTCVASANGCVCDSSRSWFALSRDKYVSSWFSAVHPRYNTPYRAVIFTMPVAIGFAFSGFLDQVITFSIVSGLLCYVLIPFSLIRFRNLFPQTTSKVRPFAGPLQPYIAYFAIAIAITILSTLFWGYKYNLIFAFVFYGIAYFYFSHRHKNSNIENNWAEMGWPLPNGSENGRIGKEAVGFGDE; encoded by the coding sequence ATGTCTGAACACAACGAAGCCGCCAACCTGGTAAAAACTCTGCGGCCTTTCCATATATGGGCTCTTGGAGTAGGAATTGTTCTGGTCGGAGAGTATATGGGCTGGAACTTTACTGTTGCAAAAGGAGGAATTCTTGGTTCTCTGCTTGCCATGCTGGTTGCAGGAACAATGTATGTAATAATTGCCCTCTGTGCCAGTGAACTCGGATCAGCAACCAAACTTGCAGGAGGACCTTATGATTGGGCGAGATTGTTCGTCGGACCCGGAGCAGCTGCCAGTGTAGGGCTTGCAGTATATATGGAATATATAGCCCTTGAAGCGGCGGATGCTATTGTTGTCGCATTTATTGCACAGAGCATCTTTCCGGAACTGCAGGTTTTTCCTGTAACATTGCTTGTAATCGCACTTCTTACCTTCATTAACTACCGTGGCGTTGTTGCGGCACTGACCCTTAACTTTGTCCTGACGATGATCGCTTTCATTGCAATAGTGGTCTTCTTCTTCGCAACTGCCTTTGGAGGAGTGAACATCCACCCTGAATATCTTTTCCAGGGAGCACTTCCAAACGGTATGATAGGACTCTTTGCAGCCCTGCAGTTTGGGCCCTGGTTCTATCTGGGAATAGAAGGAGCAGCAATGTGCGCTGAGGAATGTAAACACCCATCAAGGGCAGTACCTCTCGGACAGCAGGCCGGGATGATCACACTGCTTGTAGGAGCGGCAATGACACTCTATTTATGTTCCGTGCTGATCCCGACTGACCTTCTGGGAGTTTCCGTATATCCACTCTTTGAGGCTGCACAGAACAGCGGCATATTTATATTCATCGCCCTGCTCGGGCTCGGGACATTCCTGACATGTGTTGCCAGTGCAAACGGATGTGTCTGTGACTCTTCACGCTCCTGGTTTGCCCTTTCCAGAGATAAATATGTGTCTTCCTGGTTTTCGGCAGTGCACCCGAGGTATAACACCCCATACAGGGCAGTGATTTTCACAATGCCCGTTGCGATAGGCTTTGCATTCAGCGGTTTCCTTGACCAGGTAATTACTTTCTCCATTGTCTCGGGTCTTCTCTGCTATGTACTGATTCCTTTCTCCCTGATACGTTTCAGGAATCTCTTCCCGCAGACTACAAGCAAGGTCAGGCCTTTTGCAGGTCCTCTTCAGCCGTATATTGCTTACTTTGCAATAGCAATCGCAATTACCATTCTTTCAACGCTGTTCTGGGGCTATAAATACAACCTGATCTTTGCCTTTGTGTTCTACGGCATTGCGTACTTCTACTTCAGCCACAGGCACAAGAATTCGAACATCGAAAACAACTGGGCTGAAATGGGCTGGCCATTACCCAATGGTTCGGAAAATGGAAGGATAGGAAAGGAGGCGGTAGGTTTTGGAGACGAATAA
- a CDS encoding methyltransferase cognate corrinoid protein translates to MANQEIFDKLTNAIVTQDIAGCAKLTQEALDAGISPLDIITKGLSPGMKIIGDKFEAAEIFLPQIMMSGKAMSSAMEILTPELEKTKVEGEEGTGLAITFVAEGDIHDIGHRLVTTMLGANGFDILDLGVDVLNETVIEEAAKRKGQKIILVGSALMTTSMLGQKDLMDRLREENLRDSVKCMFGGAPVSDKWIDEIGADATAENAAEAAKVALNIMK, encoded by the coding sequence ATGGCAAACCAAGAGATTTTTGACAAGTTAACCAATGCGATCGTAACTCAGGACATCGCAGGCTGCGCAAAGCTGACTCAAGAAGCCCTGGATGCAGGAATTTCCCCTCTTGACATTATCACAAAGGGCCTTTCCCCAGGAATGAAGATTATCGGTGACAAGTTCGAAGCTGCAGAGATCTTTCTGCCTCAGATCATGATGTCCGGAAAAGCCATGAGCAGCGCAATGGAAATCCTTACCCCCGAGCTTGAGAAGACCAAAGTAGAAGGAGAGGAAGGAACCGGGCTTGCAATCACCTTTGTTGCAGAAGGAGACATCCACGATATCGGTCACCGCCTTGTTACAACCATGCTCGGAGCAAACGGGTTTGATATCCTTGACCTTGGAGTAGACGTCCTTAACGAGACTGTTATTGAAGAGGCTGCAAAGCGCAAGGGACAGAAAATCATTCTTGTTGGCTCAGCCCTTATGACCACCTCCATGCTCGGCCAGAAAGACCTCATGGACAGGCTCAGGGAAGAAAACCTCAGGGACAGCGTAAAATGCATGTTCGGAGGAGCACCTGTATCCGACAAATGGATTGATGAAATCGGTGCGGACGCAACCGCAGAAAATGCTGCAGAAGCTGCAAAAGTTGCACTTAACATTATGAAATAA